In one Haloplanus salinus genomic region, the following are encoded:
- the dnaK gene encoding molecular chaperone DnaK, whose product MASNKILGIDLGTTNSAFAVMEGGDPEIIVNGEGDRTTPSVVAFTDDDERLVGKPAKNQAVQNPERTIQSIKRHMGEEDHTVEIDDDEYTPEQISAMILQKIKRDAEEYLGDDVEKAVITVPAYFNDRQRQATKDAGEIAGFEVERIVNEPTAASMAYGLDDESDQTVLVFDLGGGTFDVSVLDLGGGVYEVVATNGDNGLGGDDWDGAIIDHLAEEFKSDHGVDLREDRQALQRLKDAAEEAKVELSSRKETDINLPFITATDSGPIHLETSLTRAKFESLTGDLLERTVEPTEQALSDAGYSKDDIDEVILVGGSTRMPQVQEKVEELVGQEPKKNVNPDEAVALGAAIQGGVLGGEVDDIVLLDVTPLSLGIEVKGGLFERLIEKNTTIPTEESKIFTTAADNQTSVQVRVFQGEREIAEENELLGEFQLTGIPPAPAGTPQIEVGFNIDENGIVNVEAEDKGSGNAESITIEGGAGLSDEEIEEMQQEAEEHAEEDQQRRERIEARNEAESAIQRAETLLEENDENVDDDLQESIEDAIGDVEETLADDDATTEDLQEVTEALSDELQEIGKQMYQQQAQAGAGGAGADPGGMGGMGGAGPGGAGAADGDEYVDADFEEKDDDA is encoded by the coding sequence ATGGCGAGCAACAAGATTCTGGGAATCGACCTCGGGACCACGAACAGCGCGTTCGCGGTGATGGAAGGGGGCGACCCCGAGATCATCGTCAACGGCGAGGGCGACCGGACGACGCCCTCGGTCGTCGCGTTCACCGACGACGACGAACGGCTCGTCGGGAAACCGGCGAAGAACCAGGCCGTACAGAACCCCGAGCGTACGATCCAGTCGATCAAGCGCCACATGGGTGAGGAGGATCACACCGTCGAAATCGACGACGACGAGTACACGCCGGAGCAGATCTCGGCGATGATCCTCCAGAAGATCAAGCGGGACGCCGAGGAGTACCTCGGCGACGACGTGGAGAAGGCCGTCATCACGGTGCCGGCGTACTTCAACGACCGCCAGCGCCAGGCGACGAAAGACGCCGGCGAAATCGCCGGCTTCGAGGTCGAACGTATCGTCAACGAGCCGACGGCCGCCTCGATGGCCTACGGCCTCGACGACGAGTCCGACCAGACCGTCCTCGTGTTCGACCTCGGGGGCGGTACGTTCGACGTGAGCGTCCTCGATCTGGGCGGCGGCGTCTACGAAGTCGTCGCCACGAACGGGGACAACGGCCTCGGCGGCGACGACTGGGACGGGGCGATCATCGACCACCTCGCCGAGGAGTTCAAGTCGGATCACGGCGTCGACCTCCGCGAGGACCGACAGGCGCTCCAGCGGCTGAAAGACGCCGCCGAGGAGGCCAAGGTCGAACTCTCCTCGCGCAAGGAGACGGACATCAACCTGCCGTTCATCACGGCGACGGACAGCGGTCCGATCCACCTCGAAACGTCCCTGACGCGGGCGAAGTTCGAGTCGCTGACGGGCGACCTGCTGGAACGCACCGTCGAGCCGACCGAGCAGGCGCTCTCCGACGCCGGCTACTCGAAAGACGACATCGACGAGGTGATCCTCGTCGGCGGGTCGACCCGGATGCCGCAGGTCCAAGAAAAGGTCGAAGAGCTGGTCGGTCAGGAGCCGAAAAAGAACGTCAACCCGGACGAGGCCGTCGCGCTGGGGGCGGCGATCCAGGGTGGCGTCCTCGGCGGCGAAGTCGACGACATCGTCCTGCTCGACGTGACGCCCCTCTCGCTGGGGATCGAGGTCAAGGGCGGCCTGTTCGAGCGCCTGATCGAAAAGAACACCACGATCCCGACCGAGGAGTCGAAGATATTCACTACCGCGGCGGACAACCAGACGTCGGTACAGGTCCGGGTGTTCCAGGGTGAGCGCGAAATCGCGGAGGAGAACGAACTGCTCGGCGAGTTCCAGCTGACGGGCATCCCGCCCGCGCCCGCCGGCACGCCCCAGATCGAAGTCGGCTTCAACATCGACGAGAACGGCATCGTCAACGTCGAGGCCGAGGACAAGGGCTCGGGCAACGCCGAATCCATCACCATCGAGGGCGGCGCCGGCCTCTCCGACGAGGAGATCGAGGAGATGCAACAGGAGGCCGAGGAACACGCCGAGGAGGACCAGCAGCGCCGCGAGCGCATCGAGGCGCGTAACGAGGCCGAGAGCGCGATCCAGCGGGCCGAAACCCTGCTCGAGGAGAACGACGAGAACGTCGACGACGACCTGCAGGAGTCCATCGAGGACGCCATCGGCGACGTCGAGGAGACGTTGGCTGACGACGACGCCACGACGGAGGACCTTCAGGAGGTCACGGAGGCGCTCTCCGACGAACTCCAGGAGATCGGCAAGCAGATGTACCAGCAGCAGGCACAGGCCGGCGCGGGCGGCGCGGGTGCCGACCCCGGCGGCATGGGTGGCATGGGCGGTGCCGGGCCGGGTGGCGCCGGCGCTGCCGACGGCGACGAGTACGTCGATGCCGACTTCGAGGAGAAGGACGACGACGCCTGA
- the cofD gene encoding 2-phospho-L-lactate transferase gives MVTFLAGGTGTPKLLDGVDATFDPTEITVVANTGDDVALGGHLVCPDLDTVLFSGGGVLDRKTWWGIDGDTTATHDELARLADAAGFDAGPRYLSPDRQTAGRRIARWRRFSGVAEFMEIGDRDRAVHVTRTSLLDEGLTLTEVTRTLADAFGLDYTLLPMSDDPVATIVHTDAGAMHFQEYWVARRADPAVEDVEFRGSGAAEPTPAVRDALDAPVVIGPSNPVTSVGPIRALPGVDDALAETTVVAVSPFVEDEAFSGPAAALMRGVGLDPSTAGVADAYPFVDAFVLDSDDGTDLDRPVVRTETLIDGPDDARRVVRAVADAFEVA, from the coding sequence ATGGTTACGTTCCTCGCTGGCGGGACGGGAACGCCGAAGCTCCTCGACGGTGTCGACGCCACGTTCGACCCGACCGAGATCACCGTCGTCGCCAACACCGGCGACGACGTGGCACTCGGCGGCCACCTCGTCTGTCCCGACCTCGACACCGTCCTCTTTTCGGGCGGTGGCGTCCTCGACCGCAAGACGTGGTGGGGGATCGACGGTGATACGACCGCCACCCACGACGAACTCGCGCGACTCGCCGACGCCGCCGGCTTCGACGCCGGCCCGCGGTATCTCTCCCCGGACCGACAGACTGCGGGCCGACGCATCGCCCGCTGGCGTCGCTTCTCCGGCGTCGCGGAGTTCATGGAGATCGGCGACCGCGACCGAGCCGTCCACGTCACGCGAACGAGCCTCCTCGACGAGGGGCTGACGCTGACCGAGGTAACCCGCACCCTCGCCGACGCCTTCGGCCTCGACTACACCCTCCTCCCGATGAGCGACGACCCCGTGGCCACCATCGTCCACACCGACGCGGGCGCGATGCACTTCCAGGAGTACTGGGTGGCCCGCCGTGCCGACCCGGCCGTCGAGGACGTGGAGTTCCGCGGCTCGGGAGCCGCCGAGCCGACGCCGGCCGTCCGCGACGCCCTCGACGCTCCGGTCGTGATCGGTCCGTCCAACCCGGTGACGAGCGTCGGCCCCATCCGCGCGCTCCCCGGCGTCGACGACGCCCTCGCCGAGACGACCGTCGTCGCCGTCTCCCCGTTCGTCGAGGACGAGGCTTTCTCCGGCCCCGCCGCCGCGCTCATGCGCGGCGTCGGTCTCGACCCCTCGACCGCCGGCGTCGCCGACGCCTACCCTTTCGTCGACGCGTTCGTCCTCGACTCCGACGACGGTACCGACCTCGACCGTCCGGTCGTCCGCACCGAGACGCTGATCGACGGCCCCGACGACGCTCGTCGGGTCGTCCGCGCCGTCGCGGACGCCTTCGAGGTGGCCTGA
- the grpE gene encoding nucleotide exchange factor GrpE translates to MHEDAAEETADAPEDDPGTGAAEGNEVTDLADRVAEHDAELGAAVENLEERTAELEADLSDAEARVDDLESKLKRTQADFQNYKKRAKKRQEEIKERATEDFLARLVPVRDDLVRALDQDEGVDIRDGVESTLSSFDRVLEEEGVTPIEPVAGDEVDPTRHQVMMRVESDRPEGTVVDRYRPGYEMAGSIIQEAQVTVSDGGSE, encoded by the coding sequence ATGCACGAGGATGCGGCCGAAGAGACGGCGGACGCCCCCGAGGACGACCCGGGAACGGGCGCCGCCGAGGGGAACGAGGTGACCGACCTTGCGGATCGGGTCGCGGAGCACGACGCCGAACTCGGCGCGGCCGTCGAGAACTTGGAGGAACGGACCGCGGAACTCGAAGCCGACCTGTCGGACGCCGAGGCACGCGTCGACGACCTCGAATCCAAGCTGAAGCGCACGCAGGCCGACTTCCAGAACTACAAGAAGCGCGCGAAAAAGCGCCAAGAGGAGATCAAAGAGCGGGCGACCGAGGATTTCCTCGCCCGGTTAGTCCCGGTCCGCGACGACCTGGTCCGCGCGCTCGATCAGGACGAAGGGGTCGACATCCGCGATGGCGTCGAGTCGACGCTCTCGTCGTTCGATCGGGTGCTCGAAGAGGAGGGCGTGACGCCGATCGAACCGGTCGCCGGCGACGAGGTCGATCCCACCCGTCACCAGGTGATGATGCGCGTCGAGAGCGACCGGCCGGAGGGGACGGTCGTCGACCGCTATCGCCCCGGGTACGAGATGGCCGGGTCGATCATCCAGGAGGCGCAGGTGACGGTCAGCGACGGCGGGAGCGAGTGA
- the dnaJ gene encoding molecular chaperone DnaJ, with protein sequence MTEDFYDVLGVSRDADEDEIKQAYRTKASKYHPDVSDDPDAEEKFKKAKKAKEVLTDEEKRQAYDRMGHDRFEQAEKRGGFDGAGGGAGGNPFGGGGGGAGGFGDIFEQFFGGGGRGGNRPRQGQDLRTSLSLDLEEAFEGIEREFTVTRPSRCSDCDGSGHPPGADERTCPNCDGQGQVTQVQQTPFGRMQQTGTCRRCDGEGTLYSETCSTCGGEGQVREESTLSVDIPAGIRDGQTLRMEGEGAPGQNRGPNGDLLIEVSVADHPDFDRDGDDLHYQYPISFPQATFGDTVEVPTLDGTVEMDVPAGTQSGETFRLQGKGMPRLRRRGRGDLFVQVQVVTPDSLNAEQREALERFAEAGGEEVDVNEGFFERIKSSF encoded by the coding sequence ATGACGGAGGACTTCTACGACGTGCTCGGGGTGTCTCGGGACGCCGACGAGGACGAGATCAAGCAGGCGTACCGAACGAAGGCATCGAAGTACCATCCGGACGTGAGCGACGACCCCGACGCCGAGGAGAAGTTCAAGAAGGCAAAGAAGGCCAAGGAGGTTCTCACGGACGAGGAGAAGCGACAGGCGTACGACCGGATGGGTCACGACCGCTTCGAACAGGCCGAGAAGCGCGGCGGATTCGACGGTGCCGGCGGCGGCGCGGGGGGCAACCCATTCGGCGGCGGTGGCGGCGGGGCCGGCGGCTTCGGCGACATCTTCGAGCAGTTCTTCGGCGGCGGCGGTCGCGGTGGCAACCGCCCCCGACAGGGTCAGGACCTCCGCACGTCGCTCTCGCTGGACCTGGAGGAGGCGTTCGAGGGCATCGAACGCGAGTTCACCGTCACCCGGCCGTCGCGGTGTTCGGACTGCGACGGGTCGGGCCACCCGCCGGGCGCCGACGAGCGGACGTGTCCGAACTGCGACGGGCAGGGACAGGTGACGCAGGTCCAGCAGACGCCGTTCGGACGGATGCAACAGACGGGGACTTGTCGCCGATGCGACGGCGAGGGGACCCTCTACAGCGAGACGTGCTCGACCTGTGGCGGCGAAGGACAGGTGCGCGAGGAGTCGACGCTCTCGGTCGACATTCCGGCCGGCATCCGCGACGGACAGACCCTCCGGATGGAGGGCGAGGGGGCACCGGGGCAGAACCGCGGACCGAACGGCGATCTGCTGATCGAGGTGTCGGTCGCGGACCACCCAGACTTCGACCGCGACGGCGACGACCTGCACTACCAGTACCCCATCTCCTTCCCGCAGGCGACGTTCGGCGACACGGTGGAGGTGCCGACCCTCGACGGAACCGTCGAGATGGACGTACCCGCGGGGACCCAGAGCGGCGAGACGTTCCGGCTGCAGGGCAAGGGGATGCCGCGCCTTCGCCGTCGCGGGCGGGGCGACCTCTTCGTGCAGGTGCAGGTCGTGACGCCGGACAGCCTGAACGCCGAACAACGCGAGGCGCTGGAGCGTTTCGCCGAGGCCGGCGGCGAGGAAGTCGACGTGAACGAGGGCTTCTTCGAGCGGATCAAGAGCAGTTTCTGA
- a CDS encoding AMP-binding protein, translating to MHVLCDVVARDRRSDEVALRVDATGREFSYRDFCTTAWKAGHALSHCGVHPGARVALAPEPAPQPLLTLFGAACLGARVTFDTAAESRAVLVPADREGDVAARPDRKVVAYGDAPDDPGVVHWERTVWSENPVQPPGERDPEEAVLDGAERRSADTDTGAGSRPRADAATYTHREVLRAAASVVDAAGIDAATSVALRASLTEPRTVVAGVVAPLSVGGTVVLPAGEPGANADVVVGGDDADVRLADVPL from the coding sequence ATGCACGTCCTCTGCGACGTCGTCGCGCGTGACCGCCGAAGCGACGAGGTGGCGCTCCGCGTCGACGCGACCGGCCGCGAGTTCAGCTACCGGGATTTCTGCACCACCGCGTGGAAGGCGGGCCACGCCCTCAGCCACTGTGGCGTCCACCCGGGGGCGCGGGTGGCCCTCGCGCCCGAACCGGCACCGCAGCCGCTGCTGACCCTGTTCGGTGCCGCGTGTCTCGGCGCACGCGTCACCTTCGACACGGCGGCGGAGTCACGGGCCGTCCTCGTCCCCGCCGACCGCGAGGGCGACGTGGCGGCGCGGCCCGATCGGAAGGTCGTCGCCTACGGCGACGCGCCCGACGACCCGGGAGTCGTCCACTGGGAGCGAACGGTCTGGAGCGAGAACCCCGTTCAGCCGCCGGGCGAGCGTGACCCCGAGGAGGCCGTCTTGGACGGTGCGGAACGACGGTCCGCGGACACGGACACGGGCGCGGGCAGCCGACCGAGGGCCGACGCGGCGACGTACACGCACCGTGAAGTGTTGCGGGCGGCGGCGAGCGTCGTCGACGCGGCGGGCATCGACGCCGCGACGTCGGTCGCGCTCCGGGCATCGCTGACCGAGCCGCGTACGGTCGTCGCGGGCGTGGTGGCCCCGCTGTCGGTGGGGGGAACGGTCGTGCTGCCGGCGGGAGAGCCGGGCGCGAACGCGGACGTGGTGGTCGGCGGCGACGACGCCGACGTCCGTCTCGCCGACGTACCACTGTAA
- a CDS encoding short-chain fatty acid transporter translates to MTARQRVQSFGRSMADWSERWVPSPFLFAVILTLIAYVAAIALTPDGPYQNIVNWYDGFWTLLTFAMQMVLILVTGYAVADSDFVSGYLNKLASVPNSNTQAAALVAAISLIFGYLHWGIGLIVGAIFAIFVARAGHERGKTFHYPILCAAGYTSQTIWHVGPSTSAGLLSATEGHPFEDIIGIVPLNESVFTIYAFGIAILVFVTVIPVLAFLSPDEEDATGIDEYAPSLLKGDDPEEAVADGGTPTAGGVELSRSPADRLNDSRAVAYIIAMGMLVYVGQYFVNAGGIGEALDLNVFNFTFIALGLILHKTPAAYMETIRDATEGAAGIILQFPFYAGILGIISNSGLSDLIAEGLLAVATPQTFPVIAWLLGGVMNLFVPSGGGEWGIIGGVVGSAAIELGVSPGKAIVAYGVGDMWTNMFQPFWAIPLLGLTKVRARDILGYTMIVMLVLFPVFAVGLYFLPY, encoded by the coding sequence ATGACAGCCAGACAGCGCGTGCAATCGTTCGGACGGTCGATGGCGGATTGGTCTGAAAGGTGGGTGCCGAGCCCGTTCCTGTTCGCGGTGATTTTGACGCTCATCGCGTACGTCGCAGCGATCGCGCTCACCCCGGATGGGCCGTACCAGAACATCGTGAACTGGTACGACGGCTTCTGGACGCTGTTGACCTTTGCGATGCAGATGGTGCTCATCCTCGTGACGGGGTACGCCGTCGCGGACTCGGACTTCGTGAGTGGCTATCTGAACAAACTCGCGTCGGTACCGAACAGCAACACGCAGGCGGCGGCGTTGGTGGCCGCCATCTCGTTGATCTTCGGCTACCTCCACTGGGGAATCGGTCTCATCGTCGGCGCCATCTTCGCCATCTTCGTGGCGCGAGCGGGCCACGAACGGGGGAAGACGTTCCACTACCCCATCCTGTGTGCCGCGGGCTATACGAGCCAGACCATCTGGCACGTCGGCCCGTCGACGAGCGCCGGGCTGCTCTCCGCGACGGAGGGCCACCCCTTCGAGGACATCATCGGTATCGTCCCGCTGAACGAGAGCGTTTTCACGATCTACGCGTTCGGCATCGCCATCCTCGTGTTCGTGACGGTGATCCCCGTGCTGGCGTTTCTCTCCCCGGACGAGGAGGACGCGACGGGCATCGACGAGTACGCCCCGAGCCTGCTGAAGGGTGACGACCCCGAGGAGGCAGTCGCGGACGGTGGAACGCCGACGGCGGGGGGCGTCGAGCTGAGCCGGTCGCCGGCGGACCGCCTCAACGACAGCCGAGCCGTCGCCTACATCATCGCTATGGGGATGCTAGTCTACGTCGGACAGTACTTCGTCAACGCCGGTGGGATCGGGGAGGCGCTCGACCTGAACGTCTTCAACTTCACGTTCATCGCGCTCGGCCTCATCCTACACAAGACGCCGGCGGCGTACATGGAGACGATCCGTGACGCCACGGAGGGTGCGGCGGGCATCATCCTGCAGTTCCCCTTCTACGCGGGCATCTTGGGGATCATCAGCAACTCCGGCCTCTCGGATCTGATCGCGGAGGGGCTGCTCGCGGTGGCGACGCCGCAGACGTTCCCGGTGATCGCGTGGCTCCTCGGCGGCGTCATGAACCTGTTCGTCCCGAGCGGCGGCGGCGAGTGGGGTATCATCGGCGGCGTCGTCGGTAGTGCGGCGATCGAACTCGGCGTCTCCCCGGGCAAGGCAATCGTCGCCTACGGCGTCGGCGACATGTGGACGAACATGTTCCAGCCGTTCTGGGCGATTCCGCTCCTGGGGCTGACGAAGGTTCGCGCCCGCGACATCCTCGGTTACACGATGATCGTCATGCTGGTGTTGTTCCCGGTGTTCGCCGTCGGGCTGTACTTCCTGCCGTACTGA
- a CDS encoding DUF447 domain-containing protein has translation MSDSGWPVSLRGVTESVVATLGPNDRWNQAALGLHAPDDAGDPVTAVTWGKTRTRGNFERRGGGVIQFTTDPREFVDAALDVTETAEPVRDGAAAWVEVDARRIEDGEDEGTEWVRWALTPQSATVRDRPVPAINRGFYAVVDATVAASRLDVPAFDTETLLDRLDYFAETVERCGGPAEREAFARVDDLTGWRERNESL, from the coding sequence GTGAGCGACTCGGGGTGGCCCGTCTCCCTCCGCGGCGTCACCGAGTCGGTCGTCGCGACGCTCGGCCCGAACGACCGCTGGAATCAGGCGGCGCTCGGCCTCCACGCCCCCGACGACGCGGGCGATCCCGTGACCGCGGTGACGTGGGGAAAGACCCGGACCCGCGGCAACTTCGAGCGCCGCGGAGGCGGCGTGATACAGTTCACGACCGACCCCCGCGAGTTCGTCGACGCGGCCCTCGACGTGACCGAGACGGCGGAGCCGGTCCGGGACGGCGCCGCCGCGTGGGTCGAGGTGGACGCCCGCCGGATCGAGGACGGCGAGGACGAGGGGACCGAGTGGGTGCGTTGGGCGCTCACCCCGCAGTCCGCAACCGTCCGCGACCGGCCCGTCCCGGCGATCAACCGCGGGTTCTACGCCGTCGTCGACGCGACGGTGGCCGCGTCGCGACTGGACGTGCCCGCCTTCGACACCGAGACGCTGCTCGACCGCCTCGACTACTTCGCGGAGACGGTCGAGCGCTGTGGCGGGCCGGCGGAGCGCGAGGCGTTCGCGCGGGTCGACGACCTGACTGGGTGGCGCGAACGGAACGAATCGCTTTAG
- a CDS encoding triphosphoribosyl-dephospho-CoA synthase, whose amino-acid sequence MSGEEPRAPRPHMSPVDHAALALTLEVASTPKPGNVDRHRDHEDLRFEHFLAGAVGARSGLELAGTVGDDPPSLGDAFERAVRGMSQQSGGNTQFGCLLLLVPLVRAAATDRLSPDGLRGTTAATTVDDAAGFYRAFEHVDVAVDDPPADAPDLDVRRGADAVPTLRDRGLTLADVMDLSADRDGNAAEWSSGFERVFDAAEGVLDDDGPLTDRLARAFLDLLAERPDTLVAVEHGRERAAAVSREAAAVCGDLDAAEDLADRFLDEGINPGTTADLTAAAAFVALERGVSL is encoded by the coding sequence ATGAGTGGGGAGGAGCCGCGCGCCCCGCGCCCCCACATGTCGCCCGTCGACCACGCCGCACTCGCGCTCACGCTGGAGGTGGCGAGTACGCCCAAACCCGGGAACGTGGACCGTCATCGCGACCACGAGGACCTGCGGTTCGAACACTTCCTGGCCGGCGCGGTGGGGGCACGCTCGGGGTTGGAACTGGCCGGGACCGTCGGCGACGACCCACCCTCGCTCGGCGACGCCTTCGAACGCGCGGTTCGGGGCATGAGCCAGCAGTCGGGCGGCAACACGCAGTTCGGCTGTCTGCTCCTGCTCGTCCCCCTCGTCCGCGCCGCGGCGACGGACCGCCTCTCGCCCGACGGGCTCCGGGGGACCACCGCCGCGACGACCGTCGACGACGCCGCCGGCTTCTACCGCGCGTTCGAACACGTCGACGTGGCGGTCGACGACCCTCCGGCCGACGCCCCCGACCTGGACGTGCGCCGCGGTGCCGACGCGGTGCCGACGCTCCGCGACCGTGGCCTCACGCTCGCTGACGTGATGGACCTGAGCGCGGACCGCGACGGCAACGCCGCCGAGTGGTCGAGCGGCTTCGAACGGGTGTTCGACGCCGCGGAGGGGGTGCTCGACGACGACGGCCCGCTCACCGACCGTCTCGCGCGCGCCTTCCTCGACCTCCTCGCCGAGCGCCCCGACACGCTCGTCGCCGTCGAACACGGGCGCGAACGGGCCGCGGCCGTGAGCCGCGAGGCCGCCGCAGTGTGCGGTGATCTCGATGCCGCCGAGGACCTGGCCGACCGCTTCCTCGACGAGGGGATCAACCCCGGAACGACCGCGGACCTCACCGCCGCCGCCGCGTTCGTCGCCCTCGAACGGGGGGTGTCGCTGTGA
- a CDS encoding tRNA-dihydrouridine synthase — protein MLALASLSGAADADWARAGAPYADLAVLGGIAIDSASRDAARELVARGREEFLPDDPLAFVDAQLAALGGAPIRAGMNVRSATVDPIREAAAICADHDAVLEINAHCRQGELCAVGCGETLLRDRDRLATYVAAAADAGATVSVKMRAEVDGVDPSATARAVADAGADVIHVDAMDSEPLIADVAAAADAFVLANNGVRDRATAWEYLAYGADGVSVGRPSDDPTVLERVARAVTDWRGHEHRDADSDGEVPG, from the coding sequence ATGCTCGCGCTCGCCAGCCTCAGCGGCGCCGCCGACGCCGACTGGGCGCGGGCCGGCGCCCCCTACGCCGACCTCGCCGTCCTCGGCGGCATCGCCATCGATTCGGCGTCGCGGGACGCCGCCCGCGAACTCGTCGCCCGCGGGCGCGAGGAGTTCCTCCCTGACGACCCGCTCGCCTTCGTCGACGCCCAACTCGCCGCCCTCGGCGGCGCGCCGATCCGTGCCGGGATGAACGTCCGGAGCGCGACGGTCGACCCGATCCGTGAGGCCGCCGCGATCTGTGCCGATCACGACGCAGTTCTGGAGATCAACGCCCACTGTCGGCAGGGCGAACTGTGCGCCGTCGGCTGTGGCGAGACGCTGCTCCGCGACCGGGACCGACTCGCCACCTACGTCGCCGCCGCCGCTGACGCCGGCGCGACGGTGAGCGTGAAGATGCGTGCCGAAGTCGACGGGGTGGACCCGTCCGCCACCGCGCGTGCCGTCGCCGACGCGGGTGCGGACGTGATTCACGTCGACGCGATGGACTCCGAGCCCCTGATCGCCGACGTGGCGGCCGCGGCCGACGCCTTCGTCCTCGCCAACAACGGCGTCCGCGACCGGGCCACGGCCTGGGAGTACCTCGCTTACGGCGCCGACGGCGTCAGCGTCGGCCGCCCGAGCGACGACCCGACGGTCCTCGAACGGGTCGCCCGCGCGGTGACGGACTGGCGGGGCCACGAGCACCGTGACGCCGACTCCGACGGGGAGGTGCCGGGATGA
- a CDS encoding proteasome assembly chaperone family protein, producing the protein MSRIDVLRSDVSLDEPTLIEGLPGVGLVGKLATDHLAETFGMAHYANVHCEGLPPVATYAGGEHDLSSPVRLYADPSRDLLALRSDVPVSPVAALEFAECLGEWAAGSEVTPIYLSGIGREREDAEPPALYGVGTGGASDELDAVEVQPPTESGLVSGPTGALLSHAVRTGEHAICLIVEATPQFPDPEAAARLLDAGIGPLLDVEIPVGELTEHAAEIRQAKRRLAEQMRNAEETSSQARPLGMYQ; encoded by the coding sequence ATGAGTCGCATCGACGTCCTCCGGAGCGACGTGTCGCTCGACGAACCGACGCTGATCGAGGGCCTGCCGGGCGTGGGCCTCGTGGGGAAACTCGCGACCGACCACCTCGCGGAGACGTTCGGGATGGCCCACTACGCCAACGTCCACTGCGAGGGACTACCGCCGGTGGCGACGTACGCGGGCGGCGAGCACGACCTGTCGTCGCCGGTTCGGCTGTACGCCGACCCGAGCCGCGACCTGCTGGCCCTCCGGAGTGACGTGCCCGTGTCGCCGGTGGCGGCGCTCGAGTTCGCCGAGTGTCTGGGGGAGTGGGCGGCCGGGAGCGAGGTGACGCCCATCTACCTCAGCGGGATCGGACGGGAGCGCGAGGACGCGGAGCCGCCGGCGCTGTACGGCGTCGGTACGGGCGGGGCGAGCGACGAACTCGACGCCGTCGAGGTCCAACCCCCGACGGAGTCGGGGTTGGTATCGGGACCGACTGGGGCGCTGCTGAGCCACGCGGTGCGCACCGGCGAGCACGCCATCTGCCTGATCGTCGAGGCGACGCCGCAGTTCCCGGACCCGGAGGCGGCGGCACGGCTCCTCGACGCCGGCATCGGACCGTTGCTCGACGTCGAGATACCGGTCGGCGAACTCACCGAACACGCGGCGGAGATTCGGCAGGCGAAGCGACGCCTCGCCGAACAGATGCGGAACGCCGAGGAGACGAGTTCGCAGGCGCGACCGCTGGGCATGTATCAGTGA